AATTGCCGCGCAGTCTTCCATACACGCTGCGAACTTGCCGCCGCACGTCACTTCGCACTCGTTTAAAAGAGGATGCGATCAGCGGCCCGTGACCCCTTGAAAGAGCGGCGTCGAGCGCCTGCGTGCCGGTATCCGGCCACACCATCAGGCGGGCCAGCGCGTAAGGATCGTCATCAAGCGAACTCAACGCTCGTCCAATCGCGCAGGCCGAGGCAAAACCGGCTTCCCGCACAATGTGCTTTACGCGCGGCGTGTAATATCCGAATGGATAGGCAAAGCTTGACACTTGCAGACCGAGTTGATCTTCCAGCAGGTTTTTAGAGCGCACGACTTCATCGCGTATGCGAGAAGAGGAGAGCATATCCAGTTGCGGGTGCGTATGGCTATGCGCGGCGCATTCGATCCCCTGTTCGCTGATCTCGCGCAGTTGCTCCCATGCCAGCACCGGGCGGTTTCCCTCTCCAATATGTTGCAACCAGCGGCTCGTTCCCCCAACGAACGCCGTTGCGACATAAAGGGTGGCCGTGAAGCCATAACACTGGAGGGCCGGAAGCGCGTGTGTATAAAAATCCGCGAAGCCGTCATCGAATGTCAAAATCACGCACCGCTCTGGTAGCCTCTCATCTCCTGCCATGGCCCGCACAAATTGCGAAACGGTCATTGAAGTGTAGTGATGTTGGGCAAGAAACGAAAGATGTGCATCAAACGTCTCTGGCCGTACAACGCAGGGCTTAAATCTGGGGCTTGCCTGGCGTGAAATGCTATGAAACATAAGAATTGGTATGTTTTGTTTCTTCGTGGATAGAACCACTTTTACCCTCAATCGTCTCGTCCTGTAAGGACAGCGGCTTGTCCCTGTCCCCCATTGGATTGTTAAAATTCATCAGGAAAACGGGTCGTTATTGCGTTATGCTGATTGGTTCCGTTGCGCTATGACCGTTCCAGGCATTGGCCTCATGCTGGAGCGCGCGAGCCATGCGGACAGATCGGATAACCGAGTGCCCATTTGCCCATTCCGACATAATCATTTTCAGCACGCGCCAGCCGTCCTTTACGACATGAAAATGGCTGGTGCCGTAGATGCGCGCATGCTCGTAGCTGGGCACCTCTACAATCTCCAGGTTGGCCTTGCAGGCGCGCAAGTGAAGCTGCGCTTCAATTTCAAAGCCATTGCAATCAATATCGAAGTAATCAAGGCAATCTTTCCAGAAAGCGTTGAAGCCACAGAACATATCCGTGAAGCGAATGCCAAAAAGCCGGTTGGTGATTGAGATCAGCACGCGACTCCCGTAACGACGCAGCGCGGTAATATCCGCACTGCCGCCATTACCGATGAAACGCGAGCCTTTCGCCAGGTAGGCTCCCGCGTGCAAGGCCGCGATAAAGTGCGGTAATTCCCTGGGATCGCTCGAACCATCGGCATCCATCATCACGATAATATCGCCGGTTGCCGCCTTAAAACCCACCTGTAACGCCGCGCCCTTGCCGCGCCCATTCGTCGTTCGCAAGATACGAATGGTTGGCAACACCGCGACAGCTACTTCTTCAGTATCATCGGTCGAATGGTCATTTACGAGAATGACTTCATGAACCCAGCTGGGAAGCTGTGGTAACAGGTGCTGTAAATTCCTTGCCTCATTATGTGCCGGAATGACAATGCTTATGCGCGCGTTTCCATCTTTGCCCTTCTGGCTCAGAGAACCCGCAGCTACGACTTCCATAGCCTTTACCTTTCCATTCCAGATATCTATCTTTCTCAAGTTTCTGCCGGATGTAGTCACCGGAAACAGCTTCCAGAGCCGCCTCCAGAAGTATTTGCCGGAGCAGGGGTTGGAATATTGTTCATACTGCTGGCTCTTACCCCCAATATCGCCTGAAGCCAGGTCTATGGCTCAGTTGAGCGCATATCAACCTGCCTGGAATATAGCACGATACTTGCTGGCAAGCAGTGGGAAAACTGCGGAAATTTTTCCTGCGTAGCAATGCCTATCAACGACGGGAAGTAACGAGTAGCTTCAATGGGGGGACGTTTCTTCTCACTACTCGAGCTGGAGGGAGTGAAATCACTTACTTGCTTTTCTCGTTGTCGGCAGCATCTTTGAATGCTACATTTCTTTCAGCATCACAGGGGGATTAAAGACGAGTGGTCTGTTTATCCATTGGGATGATGTGTCCGGGGCAGACTCAGAAAGGTACATGCATGGAATCTCTATTGATGGATGCCAGGAGTATTCCGCAGTTAACGACCGAGCATATGCGCAGCCTTATGCATCAGATAGGCAATACACCCATAGAACCCATTTATCTTGTGATCGATGGCAGGGTCAGAGCGGTCTATCTCAAGCTCGAAGGAGCAAATCCTGCCGGCTCCGTCAAGGATCGAACCGGATTTGCCCTCGTACAACATCTGGAAAATCGCTCCCTCTTACATAAAGGTTCGGTCGTAGTTGAGTCTACCTCAGGCAATCTTGGGGTTGCTCTCGCTTTCATTTGCCGGGCCAAAGGCTATTCATTCCTGGCAGTCGTCGATCCAAAGACAACCCGGGAAAACTTAGATCGCATGCAGGCCCTTGGAGCTATGATTGATCTGGTTGATCATCCTGATGCCAATGGTGGATATCTCCTCTCGCGATTGGAACGTGTGCAGGAACTCCTCCAGCTTTCTGACAACTACGCCTGGACCGACCAGTATTCAAACAGCGCGAATCCCTACATCCATTATGCCACCACCGGCCCAGAAATCTACCGGCAACTGGATGGAAAGGTGGATGCGGTCTTCGCCGCGGTATCGACCGGAGGAACATTGGCCGGTATTGGCCGCTTCTTCCGTTCAGCCAGTCCCAATACATCTATCGTTGGCGTCGATGCGCGTGGATCAGTCGTTTTTGGTACGCCTCCCGGCGCTCGCAAATTAACCGGTATTGGCTCCTCCCGGCGTTCGAGCTTCATCACCGGGGATGTTTATGATACCTATTTGCTCGTTGGCGATGAAGAGGCGTTTGCCTTTTGCCATGCCCTGTACTCTGCCACCGGTATCAAGGTCGGTGGTTCCAGCGGAGCCGTTCTCGCGGCGTGTGCCAGGTATCTTCAAGATCATCCAGAACTGGAGCGCGTCGTCTGCCTGTGCGCGGACAGCGGAGAAAATTATAACTCATCAATATATGACGATTGCTGGCTGCGAGAGCATGGCATAGCCCTTTCGCAGCATCACCTGGACCCGGTACAGGACATCCTGCCTGCCATGGCTCGCTATTCACCTGTACGATAGGGACATCGCCACGGCACGCCATATTACTACGGCTGTGCCGTAGGCCCCGATTGATCGGGGGCACCACCGATTGATCGGCCTCGGTCCCTTGCCGGAATACGTTGTGAAAATTGAAGATGGCCTTAAGGAGATACAAATGACTTTTTCAATAGATAATCATATCCTCTATCTTTGTCAGCAAGATGTAGAGCAGGCTTGCCAGAAAATTGACAGTGTGGCAGTCATACGCGAAGTGTTCCGCCTGCACGATGCCGGGCAGACCATCTTGCCCGATGAAGCCTACCTTGCCTGGACCAATGATCAGGGGGAAAGTGTCAGAAGCCTCAACATGCCTGGCTACGTTGGTGGCTCTCTGGGGATTGCCGGAACCAAGATCATTAATGGCAATATCGCTAACCCCCGGCGTGGCCTGCCGCGCGCAAGCGGACTGACCCTCCTCTATGATCCAATCTCTGTTCGTGTCACCTGCATCATGGAAGGCGCCTATATCTCAAGCCTGCGCACCGCCAGCGTCACCGCCCTTGCCGCCGACTTATTGAAAGCAGCGGAAATTGAGAGCCTTGCCATCATCGGCGCGGGCGTACTCGCTCGCGCGCATATTGAGCTGCTTGCCGGGCGATTGCCACATCTGCGCCATATCCGCATATTTGATCTGGCACAAGAACGCATAACATCCCTCCAGCAGCAGCTTGCTCCCCTGCTGGAGGCAAAACGGATAGAGATGCAGCCGGCGGCAACCGCCGAAGAGGCAATTCGAGCAGCACAATTGATAGTACCCGTCACCACTACCACCGATGGCTATATTCACTATCACTGGTTACGACCCGGTTCGCTACTTGTCAATATCTCACTGGATGATCCCCTGCCAGAAGTCGTACTCAAAGCAGATCGCGTGATCGTTGACGATTGGAATCTCGTCAAGAACGACTCGCGACGCCTGGTAGGAAGGATGTATCGCGCAGGAAAGGTAATCGGACCGCACGCTCCAATTGAGCTAACCGGCAAGGACTGCCGCCGCATCGATGCACAGTTGGGAGAAATTGTCTCAGGAAAGGTTATTGGGCGAAGCAGCCCGGACGATATCATCCTGGTCAATCCTTTTGGCCTCGCGATTGAAGACGTAGCGCTCGCCGTCCGCGTCTACCAGGCCGCTCAAGAACTCGGCATAGGAATACTCTTGCCCCTGTAGGGGCCGATTGATCGCACCCAGCGCCGATTCATCGGCCCGCGCATTTATTGCCGCAATACGTTGTGAAAAACCATGATCGGCCCGCGTAACAGTCATACATGAATCAAACAGAAGGACAACTGATGAGGGTGAATCTCTTAAAACAACCATCGCGCAGGCTTAAATTCGAGCGTATCATGCACAACGGCGAGGAATTGCTCTATCGCCTGATTATCGTGCCGCTCGTCGCGTTCCTACCCGCTTCTTTGGCCTATGGCGTGGCCGCCTTGCGTGGCAATTGGTACTATCGCTTGAATACCTCTACGCGAGAAGAGATCATCCATAACCTCGAAAGCATCTTTGGGGATCAGATGAGCCTGACAGAGCGTCAACAGGTGGTCCGGGACTATTTTCGTCGCCGCTCATGCGAAGCAATAGATGTAATGCGGCTCGCTGGCAATGGTCGAGCATTAGCACGGCTGGTAGAGATACGAGGAACGGAACACATAAAAGCAGCTCTGGTGGCAGGCAAAGGAGCCATCGTCTGCAGCGCGCATTTTGGTTCCTATAATAGCTGCTTTTCCTTGCTTGGAGTTCATGGATTCCCTGTCACTGCGGTTGGCGATTGGAGATCCAACGCGGATTCAAGGATGTCGTCCTTACAGCGCTTCTTCTGGCGGCTCATTCAACAGAATCCACTCGCGCGCCACCGCCGTAGACCAAATATCGAGCCTGAAAAGGAGCGCTTTGGTACCGCCATGCAAATGGTAGAAGTTCTACGCGCGAACGAATTGATTACCATGGCGGTCGAGACCCCTGTGTATCCCGATGACCGGGCGCGGGCCGTTCCCGTGGATTTCCTCGGACAAAAGATGCTACTCTTGCCCGGAATCATTAGCGTCGCTCAACTGACAGGAGCGCCGGTGCTTGTGATGGTAGTACGTCGTCTGCCAGATTGGCGGAACCAGGTCATGGAGATATCACCTCCACTCTCACTCGCTGGCGATGAAATCACTGTTTTCAAGCGTCTCATCCAGCAATTGGAAATACCTGTGCGTCAAAATCCTGCCTATTGGGACTGGTTAGGAAGTAACCAGAATTTGATCGCTCTTGGATTTTTTTCGGCCCAGGAAGAGGTTCACTGTAGGGACAGCGCCTCGTGCCTGTCCGCTGGTCCCAGCATAGCACAACATGAAATTCGGAGGTGAAAACGTATGACCGACCGCGGCTTTACCCTCTGGTTTACGGGGCTTTCCGGCGCCGGTAAGAGTACTCTGGCCAGAGCCGTCGAACGGCGCTTGAAATTGCATGGCCGCAATGTTGAGATACTAGATGGCGACATTGTACGCACTCACCTGAGCAAAGGTCTCGGCTTTAGTCGCGAAGACCGCGATACCAACATCAAGCGCATTGCTTTCGTCTGTAAACTGCTCACACGCAATCAAGTGATCAGCATTGCAGCTGCCATCTCTCCCTATCGCGAGGCACGCGAATGGGCGCGCAGAGAAATCCGCGATTTTGTCGAAGTCTACGTCAGGTGCCCGCTAGAGATCTGCCGTCTACGCGACGTAAAAGGCCTCTACAGGCTCGTTGACGAAGGAAAGATTAAGGGCTTTACCGGTATTGACGACCCTTACGAGGAGCCACTTCACCCCGAACTGTTGATAGAAACCGATAAAGAGGCCATCGAAGACAGTGTCAATCGCATCTTCGTCAAACTCGCGGAGCTTGGCTATCTGCCGCCCGAAGACCTGTACGAGGACACCGGAATCCTGACAGATGAGCTTATGGCCTGGGGATACCTGTAGGGACAGCACCTGGTGCCTGTCCTGATCGCCCTCGCCGCAAAATCCGAACATCAAAAAAGGAGTGAACTGTATTGGGCATTAGCATTCTCTTTATAGTCGTGGAACTTGTGTTGATCGTCCTGGCCCTCTTAGCCATCGCGCGCACAGGCTATTTACGCCTGAGCAGTTCGATAGGCATCGCCAGAGATGGCTTCCCACCAGGAAAATCAGCGCCATCCTGGAGCCTGCCAGACCTGGATGGACATTTAAGAGTCGTTCCGGCGCGAGATCACTGGCAATTGCTCATCTTCGCTAACCAGTCTCTAGAAGCCTTCCCTGAGCTTATCGACGGCATGCACTACCTGTCGCGTCACGAACAGGATTTAGAAGTGCTCGTTATCTCGCGCGATAGCAGGGAAGACTGCCGCAACCTGGTACAAGAGCAGCGGCTCCAGGTACCCATTGTGCCTGTCGATCCCGCGTTTTATGACCGTTATCGCGTGCGAGTCATGCCATTTGTTTTCTTTCTTGATCCAGACGGTATCGTTCGCTGGGTCGGCCTTGTTGGAGCTGAAGAACCGTTAATTCACGCCTGGCGCATGGCCCAGGTGCCTCTTCGCTCCGGTGAAGCATCGGAGGTAAAGTAGCTTGCTGCAAAATACATTACAGGTACTTATTTTCCTTGCCAGGGCCTCGCTTGCGGCAGTACTCGTCGCGGCGGGTGCGGCAAAGCTCGCGGATGTCCGCGGTTTTGCCGTCACGCTCGGGGGGCTTGGCATAGCCACTCGTCTGGATTTCCTGATTCGCGGGCTTGCCTTCCTGTTTCCTTCCCTGGAACTCCTGCTGGGGATAGCCCTCGTCAGCGGCCTCTGGCCGACTCTTATTAACATCGTCGTCGTAGTGCTCATGGGTAGTTTCAGTCTTGTAGTGCTCTATGCCT
This portion of the Ktedonobacteraceae bacterium genome encodes:
- the cysC gene encoding adenylyl-sulfate kinase, encoding MTDRGFTLWFTGLSGAGKSTLARAVERRLKLHGRNVEILDGDIVRTHLSKGLGFSREDRDTNIKRIAFVCKLLTRNQVISIAAAISPYREAREWARREIRDFVEVYVRCPLEICRLRDVKGLYRLVDEGKIKGFTGIDDPYEEPLHPELLIETDKEAIEDSVNRIFVKLAELGYLPPEDLYEDTGILTDELMAWGYL
- a CDS encoding pyridoxal-phosphate dependent enzyme, with translation MESLLMDARSIPQLTTEHMRSLMHQIGNTPIEPIYLVIDGRVRAVYLKLEGANPAGSVKDRTGFALVQHLENRSLLHKGSVVVESTSGNLGVALAFICRAKGYSFLAVVDPKTTRENLDRMQALGAMIDLVDHPDANGGYLLSRLERVQELLQLSDNYAWTDQYSNSANPYIHYATTGPEIYRQLDGKVDAVFAAVSTGGTLAGIGRFFRSASPNTSIVGVDARGSVVFGTPPGARKLTGIGSSRRSSFITGDVYDTYLLVGDEEAFAFCHALYSATGIKVGGSSGAVLAACARYLQDHPELERVVCLCADSGENYNSSIYDDCWLREHGIALSQHHLDPVQDILPAMARYSPVR
- a CDS encoding MauE/DoxX family redox-associated membrane protein → MLQNTLQVLIFLARASLAAVLVAAGAAKLADVRGFAVTLGGLGIATRLDFLIRGLAFLFPSLELLLGIALVSGLWPTLINIVVVVLMGSFSLVVLYALRRKLHVACRCFGTLSDSQFSGKGLTRSILLTLLAIIVLGGGRAYSLQFVAPPVAILLLVSGFLLFGLTAAQAARSIAVLKERMI
- a CDS encoding glycosyltransferase family 2 protein, encoding MEVVAAGSLSQKGKDGNARISIVIPAHNEARNLQHLLPQLPSWVHEVILVNDHSTDDTEEVAVAVLPTIRILRTTNGRGKGAALQVGFKAATGDIIVMMDADGSSDPRELPHFIAALHAGAYLAKGSRFIGNGGSADITALRRYGSRVLISITNRLFGIRFTDMFCGFNAFWKDCLDYFDIDCNGFEIEAQLHLRACKANLEIVEVPSYEHARIYGTSHFHVVKDGWRVLKMIMSEWANGHSVIRSVRMARALQHEANAWNGHSATEPISITQ
- a CDS encoding polysaccharide deacetylase family protein, which gives rise to MFHSISRQASPRFKPCVVRPETFDAHLSFLAQHHYTSMTVSQFVRAMAGDERLPERCVILTFDDGFADFYTHALPALQCYGFTATLYVATAFVGGTSRWLQHIGEGNRPVLAWEQLREISEQGIECAAHSHTHPQLDMLSSSRIRDEVVRSKNLLEDQLGLQVSSFAYPFGYYTPRVKHIVREAGFASACAIGRALSSLDDDPYALARLMVWPDTGTQALDAALSRGHGPLIASSFKRVRSDVRRQVRSVYGRLRGNWVAL
- a CDS encoding ornithine cyclodeaminase family protein; the encoded protein is MTFSIDNHILYLCQQDVEQACQKIDSVAVIREVFRLHDAGQTILPDEAYLAWTNDQGESVRSLNMPGYVGGSLGIAGTKIINGNIANPRRGLPRASGLTLLYDPISVRVTCIMEGAYISSLRTASVTALAADLLKAAEIESLAIIGAGVLARAHIELLAGRLPHLRHIRIFDLAQERITSLQQQLAPLLEAKRIEMQPAATAEEAIRAAQLIVPVTTTTDGYIHYHWLRPGSLLVNISLDDPLPEVVLKADRVIVDDWNLVKNDSRRLVGRMYRAGKVIGPHAPIELTGKDCRRIDAQLGEIVSGKVIGRSSPDDIILVNPFGLAIEDVALAVRVYQAAQELGIGILLPL
- a CDS encoding redoxin domain-containing protein — encoded protein: MGISILFIVVELVLIVLALLAIARTGYLRLSSSIGIARDGFPPGKSAPSWSLPDLDGHLRVVPARDHWQLLIFANQSLEAFPELIDGMHYLSRHEQDLEVLVISRDSREDCRNLVQEQRLQVPIVPVDPAFYDRYRVRVMPFVFFLDPDGIVRWVGLVGAEEPLIHAWRMAQVPLRSGEASEVK